One Nicotiana sylvestris chromosome 12, ASM39365v2, whole genome shotgun sequence genomic window carries:
- the LOC104235495 gene encoding protein PLASTID MOVEMENT IMPAIRED 1: MPASIFSPPSKLISLIKLPSYLFNYLPLIIFTFGKPCTNIFFLLFSHSFVTMADYITNTRRNSNTQLLQELEALSETLYQPNTSSTSTTRRTASLVLPRTSVPPIAIADDPITSAKNDDSVINPKPRSRRMSLSPWRSRPKLDIESEDNTTQQSSSSTKSLKKLDSKVESNSEKKGLWNWKPIRALAHIGKQKLSCLFSVEVVTVQGLPTSMNGLRLSVCVRKKETKEGAVQTMPSRVSQGAADFEETLFIRCHVYYTPATTTGSNGSRFKFEPRPFLIYVFAVDAEELDFGKNLVDLSEMIQESIEKSFEGNRIRQWDTSYTLSGKAKGGELVLKLGFQIMEKDGGIGIYSQAEGQKTGKNVNYSSSSSFARKQSKTSFSVPSPRMTSLSSSNWTPSQTGTTPNLQGIDELNLDAEPEKEPESKAEDLDLPEFDVVDKGVEIQDKGEAKKEVEVKEEEEEAEEEEEEEQSEGNSDKRSVSSHEVVKEIVHDQHHLTRLSELDSIAQQIKALESMFKDENQVKTEDDDSESQRLDADEENVTREFLQMLEDSGGANQFKTDQQETPTLKLQGGDEDSKKRESVIFIPDLGKGLGCVVQTRNGGFLAAMNPLNTVVSRKDTPKLAMQISKPFVFPSILSSMNGFEIFQRMAAIGMEEFTSKILSMMPMEELVGKTAEQIAFEGIASAIIQGRNKEVGASSTAARTVAAVKSMATAMNTSRNERISTGIWNISDEPLTVDEILAFTLQKMEAMTIEALKIQADIAEEEAPFDVSPHSAHKKDDHGHPLESAVPLEDWEKDDKSDNVVISVVVQLRDPLRQFEAVGGPMIALIQAVHIDEKTNDIDEEKKFKIACLAIGGLRVGSGEKKNAWDTEKQRLTAMQWLVAYGLGKMGKKVKKGSAVKGQDLLWSISSRVMADMWLKSIRNPDIKFIM; encoded by the coding sequence ATGCCCGCATCAATCTTCTCACCTCCATCCAAACTCATCTCTCTGATCAAACTGCCCTCATATCTCTTCAACTACTTGCCACTAATCATCTTTACTTTTGGCAAGCCTTGTACCAACATTTTCTTTCTTCTGTTTTCTCACAGTTTCGTTACAATGGCTGATTACATCACAAATACTAGAAGGAATTCCAATACACAGTTATTACAAGAACTTGAAGCACTGAGTGAAACACTCTATCAGCCAAACACTTCTTCAACTAGCACAACCCGAAGAACTGCCTCCCTTGTCCTTCCTCGAACATCTGTCCCTCCAATTGCTATCGCTGATGATCCGATAACCAGTGCTAAAAATGATGACAGTGTCATCAATCCTAAGCCAAGGTCGAGGCGCATGTCATTGTCGCCATGGCGTTCTCGTCCAAAGCTGGACATCGAGAGCGAGGACAATACTACACAACAGAGCAGCAGCAGCACCAAGTCATTGAAGAAGTTGGATAGCAAAGTCGAGTCCAACTCCGAGAAAAAAGGCCTATGGAACTGGAAACCAATTCGGGCTCTCGCTCACATTGGTAAGCAAAAGCTAAGCTGTTTGTTCTCAGTTGAAGTCGTCACGGTTCAGGGACTACCTACATCAATGAACGGGCTTAGGCTATCAGTTTGTGTTAGAAAAAAGGAAACCAAAGAAGGAGCAGTACAAACTATGCCATCCAGAGTTTCACAGGGAGCTGCTGATTTTGAAGAGACCCTTTTCATTAGGTGTCATGTTTACTATACCCCAGCTACTACTACTGGTAGTAATGGAAGTCGCTTTAAATTCGAGCCGCGTCCATTTTTGATATATGTGTTTGCTGTGGATGCAGAGGAGCTTGATTTTGGAAAGAATTTAGTGGATTTGAGTGAAATGATTCAGGAGTCTATAGAAAAGAGCTTTGAAGGCAACCGAATTCGCCAATGGGACACGAGTTATACTCTTTCTGGGAAAGCCAAGGGGGGAGAGCTAGTTCTCAAATTGGGATTCCAGATAATGGAGAAAGATGGGGGAATTGGAATTTACAGCCAGGCTGAGGGGCAAAAGACGGGGAAAAATGTGAActattcatcatcatcatcatttgcTCGCAAGCAATCGAAAACATCTTTTAGTGTCCCAAGTCCAAGAATGACTAGCCTAAGTTCATCTAATTGGACTCCTTCACAAACAGGAACAACACCAAATCTTCAAGGAATTGATGAGCTGAATCTAGATGCTGAGCCTGAAAAGGAACCAGAGTCAAAAGCAGAGGATCTTGATCTCCCGGAGTTTGATGTTGTGGACAAAGGAGTTGAAATTCAAGATAAAGGTGAAGCTAAAAAAGAAGtggaagtaaaagaagaggaggaagaagcagaagaagaagaagaagaagagcaaTCTGAAGGAAATTCTGATAAGAGATCGGTATCAAGTCATGAGGTTGTTAAGGAGATTGTGCATGATCAGCATCATCTGACTAGATTGTCAGAACTTGATTCCATTGCTCAGCAAATCAAAGCTCTTGAATCCATGTTTAAAGATGAAAATCAAGTCAAGACAGAGGATGACGACTCTGAATCGCAAAGGTTGGATGCAGATGAGGAAAATGTGACAAGGGAATTTCTTCAGATGCTCGAAGATTCAGGTGGCGCTAATCAGTTCAAGACGGATCAACAAGAAACCCCCACATTAAAGCTGCAAGGAGGAGATGAAGATAGCAAAAAGAGAGAATCAGTCATATTTATACCAGATCTTGGAAAAGGGTTGGGTTGTGTAGTTCAAACAAGGAACGGAGGTTTCTTGGCGGCCATGAATCCTCTTAATACTGTTGTTTCTAGAAAAGACACCCCAAAACTTGCAATGCAGATATCAAAACCATTTGTTTTTCCATCAATTTTGTCGTCTATGAATGGATTTGAAATATTTCAGAGGATGGCAGCTATTGGGATGGAAGAATTTACGTCCAAGATCTTATCGATGATGCCAATGGAAGAACTCGTGGGTAAGACAGCAGAGCAGATAGCTTTTGAAGGTATTGCTTCAGCTATTATTCAAGGGAGGAACAAAGAAGTAGGTGCCAGCTCAACTGCTGCTCGTACAGTTGCAGCAGTGAAATCGATGGCAACAGCGATGAACACAAGCCGAAATGAGAGGATTTCTACAGGGATTTGGAATATCAGTGATGAACCGTTGACAGTGGACGAAATTCTTGCATTCACACTGCAGAAAATGGAGGCAATGACAATCGAAGCCCTGAAAATTCAGGCAGATATCGCGGAAGAAGAGGCGCCTTTTGATGTTTCCCCACATTCAGCACACAAGAAAGATGATCATGGTCATCCACTGGAGTCCGCAGTTCCTCTTGAAGATTGGGAAAAAGATGACAAAAGTGATAATGTAGTGATATCTGTTGTGGTTCAACTGAGGGATCCATTGAGGCAGTTCGAGGCAGTTGGAGGACCAATGATAGCACTAATTCAAGCAGTTCATATCGATGAGAAAACTAATGACATCGacgaggaaaagaagtttaaaatagCATGCTTGGCGATTGGCGGATTGAGAGTTGGAAGCGGAGAAAAGAAGAATGCATGGGACACAGAAAAGCAGAGATTGACTGCAATGCAGTGGCTGGTGGCTTATGGACTTGGTAAAATGGGGAAGAAAGTAAAGAAAGGTTCAGCAGTAAAGGGCCAAGATTTGCTATGGAGCATATCATCACGTGTAATGGCAGATATGTGGCTCAAGTCAATAAGAAATCCAGATATCAAGTTCATCATGTAG